The window ACCTCTGCCTTACCATAAGGAGATATGATAACACCTGTATCGCCTACCTGACCACCAGCTTCTGCATAAAAAGGTGTTTCTTTAAGAAAAATCTCCCCCTCTTGCCCTTCCTCTAAGAAATTTACAGTTACTCCATCTTTTATTATCGCCTCTACAGTGGTCTCAACTTCATTGTTTGTGTAACCTAAAAACTCTGTCTTAGT of the Dictyoglomus sp. genome contains:
- a CDS encoding alanine--tRNA ligase-related protein; the protein is TKTEFLGYTNNEVETTVEAIIKDGVTVNFLEEGQEGEIFLKETPFYAEAGGQVGDTGVIISPYGKAEVLDTKRILGLHCHIVRVTEGVLN